A stretch of Canis lupus baileyi chromosome 7, mCanLup2.hap1, whole genome shotgun sequence DNA encodes these proteins:
- the BICRAL gene encoding BRD4-interacting chromatin-remodeling complex-associated protein-like, with translation MDDDDDSCLLDLIGDPQALNYFLHGPSNKSSNDDLTNAGYSAANSNSIFANSSNADPKSSLKAVSSQLGEGPSDGLPLSSSLQFLEDELESSPLPDLSEDQPFDILQKSLQEANITEQTLAEEAYLDASIGSSQQFAQAQLHPSSSASFTQASNVSNYSGQTLQPIGVTHVPVGASFASNTVGVQHGFMQHVGISVPSQHLSNSSQISGSGQIQLIGSFGNQPSMMTINNLDGSQIILKGSGQQAPSNVSGGLLVHRQTPNGNSLFGNSSSSPVAQPVTVPFNSTNFQTSLPVHNIIIQRGLAPNSNKVPINIQPKPIQMGQQNTYNVNNLGIQQHHVQQGISFASASSPQGSVVGPHMSVNIVNQQNTRKPVTSQAVSSAGGSIVIHSPMGQPHTPQSQFLIPTSLSVSSNSVHHVQTINGQLLQTQPSQLISGQVASEHVMLNRNSSNMLRTNQPYSGQMLNNQNAAVQLVSGQTFAASGSPVIVNHASPQIVGGQMPLQQASPTVLHLSPGQSNVSQGRPGFTTMPSVTSMSGPSRFPSVSSSSTAHPSLGSVVQSGASGSNFTGDQLTQPNRTPVPVSVSHRLPVSSSKSTSTFSNTPGAGTQQQFFCQAQKKGLNQTSPISASKTTDGLRQAQIPGLLNTALPGQDSGSKVMPVSLGTTQPQQEKVVGSSPGQPAVQVDSHSGGQKRPAAKQLTKGAFILQQLQRDQTHAVTPDKSQFRSLSDAVQRLLSYHVCQGALPTEEDLKKVDSEFETVATQLLKRTQAMLNKYRCLLLEDAMRINPSAEMVMIDRMFNQEERASLSRDKRLALVDPEGFQADFCCSFKLDKAAHETQFGRSDQHGSKTTSSLQLTAKAQGRDRAKAGKTEPANHDQFHLVPNHIVVSAEGNISKKTECLGRALKFDKVGLGQYRGTSEEKSSRRESVKASSPGPEGPRKASCRPDHGTESKLSSILVDSHLEMTCNNSFQDKTLRNSPKNEVLHTDIMKGSGEPQPDLQLTKSLETTFKNILELKKAGRQPQSDPTVSGSVELDFPNFSPMASQENCLEKFIPDHSEGIVETDSILEAAVNSILEC, from the exons AATGCTGATCCTAAATCATCCCTCAAAGCTGTAAGCAGCCAGCTTGGAGAAGGACCCAGTGATGGACTGCCACTCTCAAGTAGCCTTCAGTTCCTGGAAGATGAACTTGAGTCTTCTCCTCTTCCTGATCTCAGTGAGGACCAACCTTTCGACATTCTTCAGAAATCCTTGCAGGAGGCCAATATCACTGAACAGACGTTGGCCGAAGAGGCATATTTGGATGCCAGTATAGGTTCAAGCCAACAGTTTGCACAAGCTCAGCTTCATCCTTCTTCATCAGCATCCTTTACTCAGGCTTCTAATGTTTCGAATTACTCAGGTCAGACGCTGCAGCCTATAGGGGTGACTCACGTGCCTGTCGGAGCATCATTTGCAAGCAATACAGTGGGTGTGCAACATGGCTTTATGCAACACGTGGGGATCAGTGTTCCCAGCCAGCATCTGTCTAACAGCAGTCAGATTAGCGGTTCTGGTCAAATACAGCTAATTGGGTCATTTGGTAATCAACCTTCCATGATGACTATTAATAACCTAGATGGATCTCAAATCATATTGAAGGGCAGCGGGCAGCAAGCTCCATCAAATGTGAGTGGCGGGCTCCTGGTTCATAGACAGACTCCTAATGGCAATTCATTGTTTGGGAACTCCAGTTCCAGTCCCGTAGCACAGCCAGTCACAGTTCCATTTAACAGCACAAATTTTCAGACATCTTTACCTGTGCATAATATCATCATACAGAGGGGTCTTGCACCAAATTCAAATAAAGTCCCAATTAATATCCAGCCAAAGCCTATCCAGATGGGTCAGCAGAATACATACAATGTGAACAATCTGGGGATACAGCAGCACCATGTTCAACAAGGGATCTCTTTTGCCTCTGCCAGCTCACCCCAGGGCTCCGTAGTTGGTCCACACATGTCTGTGAACATTGTAAACCAACAGAACACAAGAAAACCAGTCACCTCACAGGCAGTGAGCAGCGCTGGGGGTAGTATCGTTATTCATTCTCCCATGGGCCAGCCTCACACACCCCAAAGTCAGTTCCTCATACCCACAAGCCTTTCTGTCAGTTCCAACTCGGTACACCATGTCCAGACCATAAATGGGCAACTGCTTCAGACTCAACCTTCTCAGCTCATCTCTGGCCAAGTGGCCTCAGAGCATGTCATGTTGAACAGAAACTCTTCCAACATGCTCAGGACCAACCAACCGTATTCTGGACAGATGCTGAACAACCAGAATGCCGCCGTCCAGTTAGTGTCTGGGCAAACATTTGCTGCCTCTGGAAGCCCAGTGATAGTCAATCACGCCTCTCCTCAGATCGTTGGTGGACAGATGCCGTTGCAGCAAGCATCACCAACCGTATTACACCTGTCACCTGGGCAGAGCAACGTCTCCCAAGGAAGACCTGGCTTCACCACGATGCCCTCGGTGACCAGCATGTCAGGACCGAGTCGGTTCCCTAGTGTCAGCTCCTCCAGCACTGCCCATCCTAGTCTCGGGTCTGTGGTTCAGTCGGGTGCATCAGGATCAAACTTTACAGGAGATCAGCTGACCCAGCCAAATAGGACTCCAGTACCGGTCAGTGTGTCTCATCGTCTTCCAGTTTCTTCTTCCAAATCTACCAGCACCTTCAGTAACACACCTGGAGCAGGAACCCAGCAGCAGTTCTTCTGTCAG GCTCAGAAAAAAGGTTTGAATCAGACTTCCCCCATTTCTGCTTCCAAGACCACAGATGGCCTGAGACAAGCACAGATCCCTGGCCTCCTGAACACCGCACTGCCAG GGCAGGATTCTGGAAGCAAAGTTATGCCGGTGTCCTTAGGAACCACACAACCACAGCAGGAAAAAGTAGTTGGATCATCTCCTGGCCAGCCAGCTGTGCAG GTGGATAGTCACTCAGGAGGACAAAAGCGGCCTGCTGCAAAACAACTAACTAAAGGAGCTTT CATCCTCCAGCAGTTACAGAGGGACCAAACCCATGCTGTGACACCCGATAAGAGTCAGTTCCGGTCACTAAGTGATGCGGTACAGAGGCTGCTCTCCTACCACGTGTGCCAGGGCGCCCTGCCCACGGAGGAAGACTTGAAGAAAG tcgaCAGTGAATTTGAAACAGTTGCCACTCAGCTCCTAAAAAGGACCCAAGCTATGCTTAACAAATACAGATGCCTGCTTCTAGAAGATGCCATG CGGATCAATCCTTCTGCTGAGATGGTGATGATCGATAGAATGTTCAACCAAGAAGAAAGAGCTTCTCTGTCCCGAGACAAGCGTCTGGCACTCGTAGACCCTG AGGGTTTTCAGGCGGATTTCTGTTGTTCCTTCAAACTTGACAAAGCTGCTCATGAGACGCAGTTCGGCCGGAGTGACCAGCATGGCAGTAAAACAACCAGCTCTCTGCAGCTGACGGCCAAGGCCCAGGGCCGAGACCGAGCCAAAGCAGGCAAGACAGAACCGGCGAATCATGACCAGTTTCATCTAGTGCCTAATCACATCGTGGTCTCCGCAGaaggaaacatttctaaaaaaaccGAATGCCTCGGCAGAGCACTGAAATTTGACAAAGTGGGCTTAGGTCAGTACCGGGGCACATCTGAAGAAAAAAGCAGCCGGAGAGAGTCCGTGAAGGCCAGCTCTCCTGGCCCCGAGGGGCCGCGGAAAGCCTCGTGCAGACCGGATCACGGTACTGAGAGCAAGCTCTCCAGCATCCTAGTAGATTCTCACTTGGAGATGACGTGTAACAATTCGTTCCAGGACAAAACCCTGAGGAATTCTCCAAAGAATGAAGTTTTACACACAGACATCATGAAAGGGTCAGGTGAGCCCCAGCCCGATCTCCAGCTCACGAAGAGTCTAGAAACAACGTTTAAGAACATCTTGGAACTTAAAAAGGCCGGGCGGCAGCCCCAGAGTGACCCCACGGTTAGCGGCTCTGTTGAGTTAGATTTCCCCAACTTTTCTCCAATGGCTTCGCAGGAAAACTGCCTGGAAAAGTTCATCCCGGACCACAGTGAAGGCATTGTAGAAACTGACTCCATTTTAGAAGCAGCTGTAAATAGTATCCTAGAGTGTTAA